GGACAGGCGCCGCGACGGGAAGGTCACGTACTCGCTGCCGACGAACGGCGAGGAGGTCGGACGCGCGGTCGGTACGACGGCCGCCGGCTCACCGGCGCCGAGCGGATGACCGCTGACGTTGTCGTCGTGGTAGTGGTTCACGCCCAGGAAGTCGATCGGCGCGGCGATCGTCGAGAGGTCGCCGTCGTGCACGAGCTCCTCGAACCGGTGCTCGCGCACATCCTCCAGCACGTCGGCCGGGTAGGCGCCGAGCAGCAGCGGCTCCAGGTACATGCGGTTCCACAGGCCGTCGATCCGCCGGGCCGCTTCGAGGTCGACCGGGTCGGACGGGTCGTTCGGAACCGCGGTGGTCAGGTTCAGCGTGATACCCAGCCGGAGGGCGTCGGCCCGCCCGCGGGCGCCGGCGAGCGAGCGCAGTTCCGCCGCCGCCAGACCGTGCGCCAGGTGCTGGTGGTGGAGCGCGGCGAGCCCGGCGCGCGGCTCCTGCCGGCCCGGCGCGTGCTCGCCGCCCGCATATCCGATGAGGGAGGAGCACAGCGGCTCGTTGAACGTCGTCCAGTGGTCGACGCGGTCTCCGAGCGCGTCGTACACGGCGACCGCGTAGTCGCGGAACCGGTACGCCGTGTCGCGGGAGGCCCATCCACCCTGCTCCTCGAGCGCCTGCGGCAGGTCCCAGTGGTACAGCGTCAGCCAGGGCAGGATGCCCGCGCCGAGCAGCTCGTCCACGAGCCGGTCGTAGAACGCCAGCCCGGCCGGGTTGACCGCGCGGTCGCCGGGCTTGACCCGTGCCCACGACGTCGAGAAGCGGTACGACTGCAGCCCGAGCGACGCCATCAGCGCGACGTCGGCGGGCATCCGGTGGTAGTGGTCCACCGCGACCTCGGGGGTGTCGCCTCCGGCGATCGCCCCCGGGACACGCGCGAACGCATCCCAGATGGAATCCTCTTTGCCGTCCTCGTCGGCGGCGCCCTCGATCTGCGCGGCCGCGGTGGCCGACCCCCAGAGGAAGCCGTCGGGCCAGGTGCGATTCATTCTCAACCTTTCACCGCGCCTGCCATGATGCCGGAGACCAGCTGCCGGCCGGCGAGCACGAAGAGGATCAGCAGGGGGATGGTGGCGAGCACCGCTCCGGCGAGCACGATCGAGTAGTCGACGTACTTCGCGGACTGCAGCTGGCTGAGCGCCACCTGCAGGGTCGGGTTCTGCGGCGCGACGAGCAGCGGCCAGAGGTAGTCCGTCCAGGCGGTCATGAAGGTGAAGAGCCCGAGGATCGCCATGGCGGGACGCGCGGCAGGGACGCCGACGTGCCAGAACGTGCGGATCATGCTCGCGCCGTCCACGCGGGCGGCCTCGATCAGCTCGTCCGGGATGACGTCCACGAGGTACTGCCGCATGAAGAACACGCCGAACGCCGTGACCAGGGTCGGCACGATGATCGCGCCGAGCGTCCCGGTCCAGCCGAACTGCTTCATGACCATGAACAGCGGGATGATGCCGAGCTGCGTCGGCACCGCCAGCGTGGCCACGACGAAGACCATCAGGCCTTCGCGGCCGCGGAACCGCAGCTTCGCGAA
This region of Leifsonia sp. fls2-241-R2A-40a genomic DNA includes:
- a CDS encoding GH1 family beta-glucosidase, which codes for MNRTWPDGFLWGSATAAAQIEGAADEDGKEDSIWDAFARVPGAIAGGDTPEVAVDHYHRMPADVALMASLGLQSYRFSTSWARVKPGDRAVNPAGLAFYDRLVDELLGAGILPWLTLYHWDLPQALEEQGGWASRDTAYRFRDYAVAVYDALGDRVDHWTTFNEPLCSSLIGYAGGEHAPGRQEPRAGLAALHHQHLAHGLAAAELRSLAGARGRADALRLGITLNLTTAVPNDPSDPVDLEAARRIDGLWNRMYLEPLLLGAYPADVLEDVREHRFEELVHDGDLSTIAAPIDFLGVNHYHDDNVSGHPLGAGEPAAVVPTARPTSSPFVGSEYVTFPSRRLSTTAMGWEVNPDGLRQLLVRLTREYPTLPPLYITENGASYDDVVAEDGAVHDREREAYILAHIDAVGRAIDEGADVRGYFVWSLLDNFEWAWGYAKRFGIVRVDYETQERTVKDSGLAFAQVIAAARAGEAVEEAAASHV
- a CDS encoding carbohydrate ABC transporter permease, which gives rise to MDRRPGFLTYGILLALFVGGAYPLWWSFVAGSSNSTVLTSTWPPLLPGGQFWTNVGEVLDTVPFWLALGNSIIVASLITLSVVTFSTLAGYAFAKLRFRGREGLMVFVVATLAVPTQLGIIPLFMVMKQFGWTGTLGAIIVPTLVTAFGVFFMRQYLVDVIPDELIEAARVDGASMIRTFWHVGVPAARPAMAILGLFTFMTAWTDYLWPLLVAPQNPTLQVALSQLQSAKYVDYSIVLAGAVLATIPLLILFVLAGRQLVSGIMAGAVKG